Below is a window of Podospora pseudocomata strain CBS 415.72m chromosome 1 map unlocalized CBS415.72m_1.2, whole genome shotgun sequence DNA.
TTCATCAACGTCGGATTCGGGACACTGCGACGGAAGAGCCCGGGAGAGCAAGACGATGGTGAGGGCACTGGTGGTGAAAAGGCGCCCCCGAAAAAGAGAGGGCGAGCTAAGAAGAAGTAGGGTGGCGGTCTATTAATATTGAGTAGTAATACGTAGTTGTAGTTATGATACCCCTGAATTCACCATAGACATCCATGAAGCATTGCATGAACATGACCCCTATGACgtgaagcaggagaagggaCGGAGGTATGTGCTCTGACAATCCCTACCTTTTGGCCGTCTCATGGTTGTGGTAACCTTTGGTGTGGCTGAATGAAGGCGTAACTAAGACATGGTTGTCTGAGTGTGCTCAAACCGGTACTCGGTTGAACACGAGCAGATGGCGCCTCATAGTGCAATGCCATACCACCGACCCCATCCACATTCTTGGGTGCGGGGGTTGATAGAGTGATTGTCTGCTCGGCGGCGTCATGGAAGTGATATATATGCTGCGGGTCTAGGTTTGGAGACTGATGTCCCAAAAGTCACTGGGCAGGCAGCCGTGGTGGGTGACACGCACAGCGACCTTGAGGGTACCTGTTGCATGGAGAGCGCTGTGGTGGCGGTTGATGGGTGGTTCGCAGCCGGCCAAGTCGCCAGCTGGTATCCCACAGTTCACTTGCTGGGCCCTGGTAGGTGCGTGCGCTGTGGTGTTTGCTCCTCCGCGGAAAAGTGGGCCCGTCCTCAAAGTGGGCTAGTCGTTGCCTCCTTCCCGCGTCGCTTTGTCCGTCAAGTCGAACTTTTCAGAAGCAAGCGGCGCCATCCGCTTCTTttccaaaccaccactcAACAACCATCACGACCGCCATCGCGGAACgcgtcaacctcccccgATTCTTGTCGCCTGCAGCCATCGGCAAGCCGACAACACGTGTTGAACGCGGTTTAACGACTTTTCTTCGACTCTCCTTCGACTTGCGGCGCAAACTGGAGGCACTGAGCTTGTGATCATCGCTCCGTTGGGGCCGCTGGCCTGTGGACAGCGCAGTGGAGGATACCATCGACTTTGCAATCGCAAAACTCATCCCTCGGCGACCGATCCATCAAAAATCCCGTCTTTGCCCGTCGTTCTCTTCCTTTACTTCGCTCGACATCGACTTTTTTCACCGACTTTTTGCGCGCGCGCAGCCCTATCGCGACCCGCCGCGTCTTTGTCAGGCTCTCTGGTCCTTCGACTACCGGCTGCTTGGACGACTCCTCCTTAATTAGCCCACCCGCCTTGCTTTTCCCCCATTCACAAAATCACGAAATACTTGAGCTCTTACAGCTTTCATCATGGCGAACCTTATCTTCGCTCACTCGAGCGCGCCACTCCGGACAATTCAGGAGATCCAGTTTGGTCTGCTGTCGCCGGATGAAATCAAGGCCATGAGCGTAGCCCACATCGTCTATCCTGAGACTATGGATGAGACGAGAACCAAGCCACGCGATGGTGGTCTCAACGACCCTCTACTCGGCTCAGTAGACCGACAATTCAAATGCAAGACATGTACCGAAAACATGTCAGAGTGCCCAGGGCATTTCGGACACATCGAACTGGCCCGCCCAGTCTACCATCCAGGATTCATCAAACGGACAAAGAAATTGCTGGAAATCGTCTGCCATAACTGTAGCAAGGTTTTGGCTGATAGAGTTCGTGCATTCTGAATTCGGGATTATCCATTGTGCTTGTGCTAACGCCTTCATAGAGTGATCCTGCTTACGCCGCGGCTATGAAGATTCGCGACCCCAAAACTCGCTTCAAGCGTGTGTGGGACATCTGCAAAGCGAAGCGCGTTTGTGATAACCTTGCGCCGCAGAAACCCGAAGATGGCTCGTATGATCCCAACGTGGGCCCAGCTGATGGTGGTCACGGAGGTTGCGGCAATACCCAGCCCGTTGTGCGTCAGCAGGCTCTGACTCTGTATGCCATGGTCGAGCACAAGGACGACGAAGGTGTGaagaccaaggagaagaaggttcTTACACCCGAGATGACTCTCAACATCTTCCGTCGCATGTCAGAGGACGAGATGGTCGATATCGGTCTCAACATTTCCCAAGCCCGTCCCGAGTGGATGATCATCACAGTTCTTCCCGTGCCCCCGCCGCCAGTGCGTCCTAGCATTTCTATGGACGGTACTGGCACCGGTATGCGCAACGAAGACGATTTGACGTACAAACTTGGCGATATCATTCGCGCCAACGGCAACGTCAGACAGGCCATCTCAGAAGGCTCCCCCCAGCACATCATCACGGATTATGAGAATCTTCTCCAGTACCACGTCGCCACCTATATGGACAACGACATTGCTGGTCAGCCACAAGCTCTGCAAAAGAGCGGCCGTCCAGTGAAAGCCATCCGCGCGCGTCTCAAGGGCAAAGAAGGTCGTCTGAGAGGTAACTTGATGGGAAAGCGAGTCGACTTCTCGGCCCGTACTGTCATCACGGGTGATGCCAACATTTCTCTGGATGAAGTCGGTGTCCCACGCAGCATTGCCCgcaccctcaccttccccgAGACCGTCACTCCCTACAACATTGAGAAGCTGACCGGCTATGTCAAAAATGGGCCGAACGAACATCCCGGTGCCAAGTACGTAATCAGGTCGGACGGGACGCGTATCGATCTTCGCCATCACAAGCGTGCGGGAGCTCTGCAGCTGGAGTACGGGTGGAAAGTCGAGCGTCATTTGATCGACGGTGACTTTATCATCTTCAACCGTCAGCCCTCTCTCCACAAGGAGTCCATGATGGGTCACAGAGTGCGCGTCATGCCCTACTCTACTTTCCGCCTGAATTTGTCCGTCACATCGCCCTACAACGCCGATTTCGACGGTGATGAAATGAACTTGCACGTTCCGCAGACCGAGGAGACACGTGCTGAAGTCAAGGAGCTGTGCATGGTTCCTCTCAACATCGTCTCTCCCCAGCGTAACGGCCCGCTCATGGGTATCGTCCAGGATACACTGGCCGGCGTATACAAGCTCACTCGTCGCgacaccttcctcaccaaagaACAGGTGATGGACGTCATGATGTGGGTCCCAGACTGGGATGGAGTCATTCCCCTTCCTGCTATCTGGAAGCCTAGGCCCCGGTGGACTGGCAAGCAGATCATCAGCATGGTGATTCCCAGCATTATCAACCTTGCCATGGGTGCCGATGGCGAAGAGAGGGACGCCCCGCTTAAGGACGAGGGTCTCCTGATTCAGCAAGGTCAGCTCATCTACGGCTTGCTCACCAAGAAGAGTGtcggtgctgctggaggcggCATCATTCATCTGTGCTACAATGAGTTGGGCCCCTCCGGTGCCATGGACTTCTTGAACGGGTGCCAGAGAGTTGTCAATTATTGGCTTCTCCACTGCGGCCACAGCATTGGTATCGGTGACACCATTCCCGATGACAAGACCATTGAGCTCATTGAAAAGCACATCAATGACGAGAAGGCCGTGGTCGCCAAGCTTACCAAGATGGCCACTGAAAACCAGCTCGAGGCTCTCCCGGGTATGAACGTCCGTGAGACGTTCGAGAACAAGGTGTCGGCTGCCTTGAATACGGCTCGTGACAAGGCCGGTACGTCTACCGAGAAGAGTTTGAAGGATCTCAACAATGCCGTCACCATGGCTCGTTCGGGTTCCAAGGGCTCTTCCATCAATATCTCCCAAATGACAGCGTTGGTCGGTCAGCAGATTGTCGAAGGAAAGCGCATTCCCTTCGGCTTCAAATACCGCACCCTCCCTCATTTCACCAAGGATGATTACTCCCCCGAGGCTCGCGGTTTCGTCGAGAACTCGTATCTCCGTGGCTTGACTCCTTCGGAATTTTTCTTCCATGCCATGGCTGGTAGAGAAGGTTTGATCGATACTGCAGTCAAGACAGCCGAGACCGGTTACATTCAGCGTCGCTTGGTCAAGGCTCTTGAAGACGCTGAGGCGCATTACGATGGTACGGTGCGCAACTCGCTGGGTGATATCATTCAGTTCGTGTACGGTGAGGATGGCCTTGATGGTATTGCCATTGAAAAGCAAAAGGTCGACCACATGAACTTGAACAACGCCAAGTTCGACAAGCGCTTCCGTCTCGACGTGATGGACGAGACAAGCTCTGCTGCCGCTCTGGACGCCCTGGAATATGGCCGAGAGATGGTCAGCGATCCTGCCGTCCAGTCGCTTTTGGATGAGGAATATGAGCAGCTTCTTGCCGACCGGAAGCAAGTCCGTGAAATCAaccgcaagaagaaggacgatGACAGCATGCAGCTGCCTCTCAACATTGGCCGTATTATTGATACTGCCAAGAAGCTCTTCAAGGTTGACAGCACCCAGCGCAGCGACCTGACTCCCAAGGATGTCATTCCTGCTGTGCAGGCCTTGCTTGCTCGCATGGTGGTAGTTAGAGGCGAGGATGAATTGTCCAGAGAAGCTGATTACAACGCCACCATTCTCTTCAAGATTCAGATTCGCTCTCGTCTTGCGTTCAAGCGCCTGGCTGTTGAGCAGCGGCTCAACAAGCTCGCCTTCGACCATGTTCTTGGTGAGCTCGAAAACCGTTGGTCCCGGTCCATGGTCTCTCCTGGTGAGATGGTTGGCGTGTTGGCTGCCCAGTCCATTGGTGAGCCTGCCACCCAGATGACGTTGAACACCTTCCATTTCGCTGGTGTTTCTTCTAAGAACGTCACCCTCGGTGTACCGCGTCTCAAGGAAATCCTCAACGTTGCCAAGGACATCAAGACTCCGTCCATGGTTGTCTACCTTGACAAGGAGAGAGCTACGCAAGAAGACGCCAAGTCGATGCGTAACTTGGTTGAGCACACCAGTCTGAGATCCGTCACAGCCATGACTGAGATCTACTACGACCCCGATATCACTTCCACTGTCATCCCCGAGGATTTCGATCTCGTCGAGTCCTACTTCCTTATTCCCGACACCTCTGACTCGCAGCCCATCGATAGTCAATCCCGCTGGCTACTCAGAATCATGCTCGATCGTCAAAAGATGCTTGACAAGGGCTTGCGTGTGGAGGATGTTGCCGCTGCTATCAAACAGGAGTACAAGAAGGATGTCGCGGTTATTTTCAGTGACAACAACGCCGAGGAGATGGTTGTTCGTATCCGCGTCATTCGCCAGAACGATGACAAGGATGCTGACGGTAACACTATCATCGAGGATGACGTTATGCTGAAGCGTCTGGAGAAGCATCTGCTTGACTCTTGTACCCTCCGTGGCGTTGAAGGCATCGAGCGTGCTTTCCTAAACAAGACCGCCAGATTGCTCGAACTCCCCGACGGATCGCAAACGGccaacaaggacaaggagccAGCCTGCGAGGAGTGGTATCTTGATACCCAGGGTACGGCCCTTAGAGAGGTCTTGAcggttgagggtgttgacaCTACTCGCACCTACACCAACGACCTGTACCAGGTTGTCGATGTGTTTGGAATCGAAGCTGCTCGCTCGGCTCTCATG
It encodes the following:
- the RPO21 gene encoding DNA-directed RNA polymerase II subunit RPB1 (COG:K; EggNog:ENOG503NWQ7), whose product is MANLIFAHSSAPLRTIQEIQFGLLSPDEIKAMSVAHIVYPETMDETRTKPRDGGLNDPLLGSVDRQFKCKTCTENMSECPGHFGHIELARPVYHPGFIKRTKKLLEIVCHNCSKVLADRSDPAYAAAMKIRDPKTRFKRVWDICKAKRVCDNLAPQKPEDGSYDPNVGPADGGHGGCGNTQPVVRQQALTLYAMVEHKDDEGVKTKEKKVLTPEMTLNIFRRMSEDEMVDIGLNISQARPEWMIITVLPVPPPPVRPSISMDGTGTGMRNEDDLTYKLGDIIRANGNVRQAISEGSPQHIITDYENLLQYHVATYMDNDIAGQPQALQKSGRPVKAIRARLKGKEGRLRGNLMGKRVDFSARTVITGDANISLDEVGVPRSIARTLTFPETVTPYNIEKLTGYVKNGPNEHPGAKYVIRSDGTRIDLRHHKRAGALQLEYGWKVERHLIDGDFIIFNRQPSLHKESMMGHRVRVMPYSTFRLNLSVTSPYNADFDGDEMNLHVPQTEETRAEVKELCMVPLNIVSPQRNGPLMGIVQDTLAGVYKLTRRDTFLTKEQVMDVMMWVPDWDGVIPLPAIWKPRPRWTGKQIISMVIPSIINLAMGADGEERDAPLKDEGLLIQQGQLIYGLLTKKSVGAAGGGIIHLCYNELGPSGAMDFLNGCQRVVNYWLLHCGHSIGIGDTIPDDKTIELIEKHINDEKAVVAKLTKMATENQLEALPGMNVRETFENKVSAALNTARDKAGTSTEKSLKDLNNAVTMARSGSKGSSINISQMTALVGQQIVEGKRIPFGFKYRTLPHFTKDDYSPEARGFVENSYLRGLTPSEFFFHAMAGREGLIDTAVKTAETGYIQRRLVKALEDAEAHYDGTVRNSLGDIIQFVYGEDGLDGIAIEKQKVDHMNLNNAKFDKRFRLDVMDETSSAAALDALEYGREMVSDPAVQSLLDEEYEQLLADRKQVREINRKKKDDDSMQLPLNIGRIIDTAKKLFKVDSTQRSDLTPKDVIPAVQALLARMVVVRGEDELSREADYNATILFKIQIRSRLAFKRLAVEQRLNKLAFDHVLGELENRWSRSMVSPGEMVGVLAAQSIGEPATQMTLNTFHFAGVSSKNVTLGVPRLKEILNVAKDIKTPSMVVYLDKERATQEDAKSMRNLVEHTSLRSVTAMTEIYYDPDITSTVIPEDFDLVESYFLIPDTSDSQPIDSQSRWLLRIMLDRQKMLDKGLRVEDVAAAIKQEYKKDVAVIFSDNNAEEMVVRIRVIRQNDDKDADGNTIIEDDVMLKRLEKHLLDSCTLRGVEGIERAFLNKTARLLELPDGSQTANKDKEPACEEWYLDTQGTALREVLTVEGVDTTRTYTNDLYQVVDVFGIEAARSALMAELTQVLAFDGSYVNHRHLALLVDVMTYRGSIAAVTRHGINRADTGALMRCSFEETVEILLEAAAVGELDDCRGISENVMLGQMAPMGTGHFEVLLDPKMLETVISDNSRMGLMAGMTIKGNQLEGAATPYDTGSPMADNGYLGGSYSPTMGNFSPIVGNESGGPPGFASEYGGGGYGSSSVNPYATSPGRPTSPFTTSPTSPFSYGYSPTSPAAGYSPTSPLIDAGGRFASSPQFSPSSPSFSPTSPMLRPGSPTSPSYSPTSPSYSPASPAATRHYSPTSPAQFQSPTSPSYSPTSPSYSPASPAFQATSPSYSPASPNWSPTSPDAYSPTSPTFQRSPGQQMSPTSPGYSPTSPSFSPRTPGRAAGSGGDQYSPTSPTND